A stretch of DNA from Lepus europaeus isolate LE1 chromosome 11, mLepTim1.pri, whole genome shotgun sequence:
TGGGGCAGCAGGGCGGCCCAGGCCCGCAGCCCACAGCCCCGGACCATCGTCCTTCCCCGTGCAGGGCGATGAGGGCGGCGAGCGGGTGCTGCAGCAGCGCTGGACGTCCTTCCTGaaggcccagctgctgtgctcGCGGCCCGAGGACGGCTTCCCCTTCAACGTGCTGCAGGACGTCTTCACGCTGAGCCCCAGCCCCGAGGCCTGGCCCGAGACCCTCTTCTACGGGGTCTTCACCTCCCAGTGGTAAGTCCCCGGgacttcctggggagggggctggggccaggctccaGGGTTAATCGGCTGCTTCCTTCGCAGGCACAGGGGCGCCTCGGAGGGCTCGGCCATCTGCATGTTCACCATGGAGGACGTGCAGCACGCCTTCAACGGCCTCTACAAGGAGGTGAACCGGGAGACGCAGCAGTGGTACACCGTGACCCACCCGGTGCCCTCTCCCCGGCCTGGAGCGGTGCGTGCGGGCTCCTCACACCCAGGGCCGGGGCAGCTGGACGCTGTCAGGGATGTCTGTCCCCTTGGTCCCCTCTCCCGCTCAGCTGGGGGCTCCTCATTAGTTAGGCGGCCTGGTGAGCAGGTGTGGGACCTTGCTAGTGTTTTCACCAAGCAGGCTCCCCGGAAGCAGACCCTGGACACAGATGTGGGCACAGGGAGGGATCCCAGGGACCAGCCAGAGGGCAAAGGAGAGCGAGGGTCGGGCATAGCCACGAGGGGGCGTGTTGGCCAGCACGACTGGCAGCTCCGGCAGAGGGGCAGTGGACCTCAGGACGGGCCCAGTGGAGCTGTCGACTGTGTGCCTTGTTGGGCGAGGGCCACTCCGTGTTTTAAGTCCCGGACAGAGAAACCTCAGCGGGCGCAGGAGCTGGCCTGCACTGCCAGGGCAtcctgggggctggtgggggcagaggaggggtcaGAGGTCTGGAAGCCTTTATGCGCGTGAGGCTGAGcactgggcagggaggaggcccAGCCAGGACGccctcccggctcttggcttcccagcgccctggcctggcccttggGCCTTCAGACTGGTGCTGGCTCCCTGCATGACCGCAGGACGTGTCCGGGGCCGCAGGGGAGCGGGCCCTGTGCTGCCTGCCGCCTCACACCGCCCGCTCCCGCCACAGTGCATCACCAACAGTGCCCGGGAGAGGAAGATCAACTCGTCCCTGCAGCTCCCCGACCGCGTGCTCAACTTCCTCAAGGACCACTTCCTGATGGACAGCAAGGTCCgcagccacctgctgctgctgcagcctcaGGCCCGCTACCAGCGCGTGGCCGTCCACCGCGTCTCGGGCCTGAACCGCACCTATGACGTCCTGTTCCTGGGTACCGGTGAGTGCCTGCAGCCAGGCCAGGGGTCAGGGGGTGTCACAGCGATGGCCTCTCCTCTGGGCCTGACTCTTGTCCCGCGGCAGGTGACGGGCAGGGGGCGTCACAGGCCGTGGCCTCTCCTCTGGGCCTGACTCTTGTCCCGCGGCAGGTGACGGGCAGGGGGCGTCACAGGCCGTGGCCTCTCCTCTGGGCCTGACTCTTGTCCCATGGCAGGTGACGGGCGGCTGCACAAGGCAGTGAAGGTGGGCCCGCAGGTGCACATCATTGAGGAGCTGCAGGTCTTCCAGCCAGGACAGCCTGTCCAGAACCTGCTCCTGGACACCCACAGGGTGAGCGGCCAAGGGGTCTCTGCACCATCACCACGCGGTCCCCACCTGGCTCGCCCCAGCAAGGGGGAAAAAGGGAATCCTGGCCATGGCACGGGGGAGGGTGGGGATCTGGGGGGTGGCCTGGGTGACAGCTCTGGTGCCCGTGCCCGCCTTTGACCCCAGCCTGTGGTTGCGCAGGGACTGCTGTACGCAGCCTCGTACTCGGGCGTGGTCCAGGTGCCGGTGGCCAACTGCAGCCTGTACCAGACCTGCGGGGACTGCCTCCTCGCCCGCGACCCCTACTGCGCCTGGGACGGCTCCGCCTGCCGCCGCGTCAGCCTCTACCAGCCTGAGCTGGCCTCCAGGTGAAAGCCCCCGGCCCCGCTGCACACCCGCCTGTCCCCGCGCACCGGGCCTCTGCCTCGGCTCCTCTCCCATCGGCTCCCTGCCCGCTTTCTGGCCACAGTCGGCTCTGCCTCACCTCCCGTAAGTGGCCCGGTGTGAGGGCCACAGCGGCACAGAGGCCACCGGATGTGACCTGGCTGGGGACCGTGTTTCAGTGGCAGCAAGGGCACCGGAACAGCCCCTCGACGAAGCCACACAAACCCACTTAGAGTACAAAATGCTCACCTAGCAGGCAGGGGTGAGCACAAGCCACAGTCACCCCCGCTCTGCCACCTGGAGCCGAGCCACAGTGCAGCGCAGTGTACACGTGGGAAACAAACACAGAAGTCCATGTCTTTTAGATAAAAATgggatcttggccggcgccgtggcttaacaggctaatcctccaccttgcggcgccagcacaccgggttctagtcccggttggggcgctggattctatcctggttgcccctcttccaggccagctctctgctatggcccgggaatgcagtggaggatggcccaagtgcttgggccctgcacccgcatgggagaccaggagaagcacctggctcctggcttcggatcagtgagatgcgctggccacagtggccattggagggtgaaccaacggcaaaaggaagacctttctctctgtctctctctctcactatccactctgcctgtccaaaaaaaaagggaTCTGTCCCATTTGccgtatttttttttactgattgtggttgagtttcttgtccttttttttttgcattcatcAAGAATTACTTTTAAACAAAACGTACcgctttaaaaatacatgattgATGTCATTGCACTTGGCTGTGTGAGAGACAGATCAAGACAGCTGCCATCTGTAGTGGCTACAGTCGTTGGGGTTGGAGcccagagcctgaaactccattcggGTGTCTCCCGCCGGCGCCGGGACCCCAGCTGAGCCGTCACTGCGGCTcctcagggtttgcattagcagaaagctggtgttgggagccagagctgggtgttgagCCCGGGAACTGATAATGTGTCGTGGACATCTTCGGCACCAGGCTAAATGCACCTCTCCCCTAaccctaattttttaaagattttatttatttatttgagaggtagagttacagacagtgagagggagagacagagagaaaggtcttctgttcgctggttcactccccaaatggccgcaggagctggagctgtgccaatccaaagccaggagccaggagcctcctccaggtgcaggggcccaaggatttgggccatcatctaccaccctcccaggccacagcagagagctggatgggaagaggagcagccaggactcgaactggcacccatatggaatgctggcgctgcaggcggaggattaactccTGTATTTTTCATGAAACAAAGCAATGCCAAATACGAGACCTCTGTCCACACAGGCGTAGCCGGCCCGCACGCTTCCTGcgggcacctgctgctcctgtAACGGGAAGTCCAGTGGTGGCTGCAGAGAGGCTGAGCAGAGCCTGTGGGGGCGGGGTCAGCTCAGGGAAGTCACTCACTGCTGCAGGCCTGGTCCCATGCATTGTGGGTGGAGAGCAGGGGCTCCCGGGGTTCCCGGGGCTTCCTGGCTTATCCCAGCCTCTCCTGTCCTCAGGCCGTGGATCCAGGACGTCGAGGGGGCCAACGCCAAGGACCTCTGCGACACCTCCTCGGCCAGCCCCTTGTCTCCCATACCAAGAGGTAAGGTGCACCTCAGAGGTGGACAAGAGAAGCCGGGCCAGGCCCAGTGGCTGCCGGGCCTTTCCCTGcaagcagggccctggggagggagacTCACGCGGTCCTGGGAGTCCTGGAGCTGCCCCCATGGCACCAcagacacagccctgggcacCTCTTCTGCCCGCAGGCAAGAAGCCCTGTGAGCAGATCCAGTTCCAGCCCAACACTGTGAACACCTTGGCCTGCCCGCTGCTGTCCAACCTGGCCACCCGGCTCTGGCTGCACAACAGTGCCCCCGTCAACTCCTCGGCCTCCTGCCGTGTGCTGCCCACGGGGGACCTGCTGCTGGTGGGcggccagcaggggctggggcgctTCGAGTGCTGGGCGGTGGAGGGGGGCTTCCGGCAGCTGGTGGCCAGCTACTGCCCGGAGGTGGTGGAAGATGGGGCCGCGGAGCAGACGGAGCGGGGCGGCAGTGTGCCGGTCGTGATCAACACTTCGCGCGTGAGCGCACCCGCAGCCGGCAAGGCCAGCTGGGGCGCCGACAGGTCCTACTGGAACGAGTTCCTGGTGATGTGCACGCTCTTCGGGCTCGCGGTGGTGCTGCTCGTCCTGTTCTTCCTCTACCGGCACCGCGACAGCATGAAGGTCTTCCTGAAGCAGGGCGAGTGCGCCAGCGTGCACCCCAAAGCCCGCCCCGTGGCCCTGCCGCCCGAGACCCGGCCGCTCAACGGTGTCGGCCCGCCCAGCACCCCCCTCGACCACCGAGGCTACCAGGCCCTGTCTGACAGTTCCCCGGGGCCCCGGGTCTTCACGGAGTCCGAGAAGAGGCCGCTCAGCATCCAGGACAGCTTCGTGGAGGTGTCCCCTGTGTGCCCCCGGCCCCGCGTCCGCCTGGGCTCTGAGATCCGGGACTCCGTGGTGTGAGAGCCGACTCTGAGAGGAGGCCACGCGAGCCCGTAGCCCGCCTGGAGCCACGCCCGTGTGCCCAGCCGGCGGGAGCCTGGGAGCCAGCTGGTTGCCGGCCTTCAGCCAGGTGCAGAGCCGTGCCCAGGGTCCAGCTGCAAAGGGGCTGCCCAGGTGGCAGAACAGTGCTCCTGGTGTAAACTGAGCCCTTCGTgtaagaaataattgaaaatgtgaAATCGGAGAGACATGGAAGGCCATGCACACAGCAGGGGCTACTAGGACTCCTTCCGAGTGGCCGTTTGGGACCGAATTGGTGACCCCTCGCCTTATCCTACTGCCGCAGGCTGCCTTCCCACCGCAGAGTCCGGGCCTGCTCTGCCAGCCGGCCGAGGACGTCGCCATGGCTGCCAGTGTCCCTGCTCAGGGATCAGAGggctgggccggcaccgcagcccTCCCCGGCCGTGGGCTCAGCCCCCACCTCTGGACCTTTCCGGCCTGTATCAGGCTGCGGCCACACGGGAGGGCAGCCTGAGCTACACAGCCTTTCCTGTGGATCCAGGGAGGAGAGCAGTCAGCCTCCCAGCCGTGAACTTTATTCAGATCCAAGCTAGGAACCTCCCTGCGCCGTCGCCCCAGGCCCCTCGCCCGCCCCTCCACTCTAAGGGATACGACACTGCCCAGCCAAGCACAGGGGCCTGGGCTTTATGtgacttttgtatgtttttaataaaatgcactttacattttttaagattgatttatttgaaaggcagaattagaggcagaagctgagagaggtctttcatccactggttcactcccgaaatggccacaacagctgagccgatgtgaagccaggagcttcctcctggtctcccacatgggtgcaggggcccaagcacttgggccatcttctgctttcccaggccatagcagagagctgaatgggaagtggagcagccgggactcgaaccggcgcccaaataggatgccggtgctgcaggtggcggcccctgGACTACTGTTTAATCCGGGCCTCTCCTCTGAGAGGACTGGTGCTCTCGGAAGCTGGTCTGGTTCCAGTCACGGGGATGGGGGTGGTCGGGAGCTTAGGGGATGGTTAAGGAGCGTGGGTCTTAAGAGGGGAGCTCAGCCCCCACACTCTGCATCCCCAGTTCAGTTTGGTGGGGTGGGACACAAGAGCTGGGACCGAGGCCTTTTGTAATGTTTCAGTCGAGAGAGAGCTATCTCCCACCCACGGGTTCaggctccaaatgcccacaacagctaaagcCAAGCcaggcggaggccaggagcctgggactccatccgggtctccccctgggtggcaggggtctgaaCACTGCATTACCGGGAAGTtgggttagaagcagaggagccaggacatgaaccagcaggcCGACGTGGGACGTGGaggttccaagcagtggcttaagccaccggGCCACAACGCCCACTCGTTCTAACGCTGCAGAAATTCATGTCGCCAGCACTGCCATCAGGATACCAATCCCTTGTGCTACCTCTTCCGACTCACACACCACCACCCCCCAtcacggtgggggtgggggtggggtccagtTGGACTTCCCCACTGCCCCTGCTTCTGAGGTTACAGATTCCTGGTGAGACTGAAGGCGCCCGGGGGTCCGTGCCTCACCCCGGTGTTGCTATCGTCGCACACGGGGCCAAAACTTCTAAACCTTTATTACTGCTGAGTAGAAACACAAACAGAGCACTTGGCGATGGcagtgagaaggggagagacccTGGCGAGGAGTGCCCTCCCCTGCCCGAGGCCCAGACTGCACGGTGCCAGCTCCAGGCTGGGCCGGCATGGCCGGCTCTGGCACCGCAGGTGCACCCCTTGGCCGCAGCTCCGCAGTGGACGGGTTCTTGGACACTTGGGGGCTGCAGTCACAGGACAATCTTGAAGGAGCTGAACGAGGGAAGGGTGGGTTGGGTTTCTGCTGTGAGAGGATGGTAGGGACCGAACCCGGGCTCACTCACCTCCCCTTGGCCCCCAGAACCTGGGCCCGGGGTGTCGTGTCTGGGAGacagccccctccctgacacagagagaagtcaggCTTCTCTCACCGCTTGTGCAGATGGGGAGCTTGGGCTCCTAACCGCAGGGGACCCCCGTCACACCTGGCAAAGTCTGGTGAACGTGAGATGACATGCTGGAACTCTGACAGGTTGATGGTGCCGTCCCGGTCGATGTCGGACTCTTCCAGGATCTGGGAGAGGGCCGGCTTCAGACAGGCCGCCTCCCCCCtgcgccccccctcccccggcccgggAGCTCACGTTGTCAATGAGCTGCTTCATCTCCGAAGCGCTGAGCCGCGTGTCTTCGCCCTCGCCCGTGAGGCAGTTGACCAGGCGGCTCAGGTCTTCCCTGTCCAAGGTTCCGTCGTCGTCAAAGTCTGCAGGGGAGACCCGGCAAGCCGAAAGGAGGCGGTCAGGGGGCTGCCCGAGGCTCCGCCAGCACGGGGCCCACGGGAGCCGCCCCTGGTCCCCTACCGAAGATGCGGAAGGCGTAGTGGGACTTGATGTCTGGGGTTGCCGTGTCACTGAACACGCTGAGCAGGTCTAGGAAGTCCTCGAAGCTCAGGCTGTCTCTGGTTGGGGACGTGGAGAAGACCCTGCAGATCCGCTCCTTGAAGGGGTTGGCCTAGGCGAGAAAGCCCTGCCCCCGGTGAATGCCACAGGCACAGCCTGGccatgggagggggtggggcccggCACGGGCAGCACCGTGGAGctccagctggggggggggggggttgttcgCACTTGGGAGCCAGCACGGAGGGCCGTGGAGGCCTGGGGTGGCCACTGACCCAGCCAGGGGATGCTTCCTGGGAGTCGGTGTTTAACCTAAGAGCAGGTGTAACGATCCAATCGGGGTGGCCCACATGTCCCTCTCCAAGCATGACTTCTGTGTACTGGGGACTCCCAGACTTCCACCGGCTAGGCAGCGTGAGATTGTAGACCACGGCTGCCCTCCAGCACACAGCAGTGACCCCTGCGATCCAGCCGCACTGAGGTGCTCCTAGCCTAACATTTCCCCTGCTTCCAGGTCTCTGGTGACCAAGGGCCCACTCGCTGCTTCTGATAGGTTGTTCGGGCTCCCAAGAATgcgcagtgtttgtctttctatgcctggcTTGCCTCACTTACTCCACTTGCTGGTTATGTTGGGACACAAGTATTTCACTGGACAATTATTGTGTGACGGCCAGGCCCTTCCACGGGCCCAACTCCTAACAGCAGGCCTGCTCTTCCTGTCCACAAAGGTAAATCCTACAGAACCCCAAGAGGGTGCCCTAGACCCCTCCATGTGAAAAGCACCGGTTCTAGATCATTCTGTGAAGCCTTTGCCTGCATGTTAAGAGCCAAACAAAAAAAAGACCAGaatggagggtggggggagcagtgAGCCCCTGATGGCACGACCAGTAGCGGGGGTGGTAGGGACAGCGAGTTCCTGGTCGCACGGCCAGTGGTGGGGGCAGTAAACCCCTGGTGGCATggcaagtgggggtgggggcgcgaGCCCCTGATCGCACGGcctgtggtgggggtggtggggacagTGAGCCCCGGTCACATGGCCAGTGGGGGGGCAGTGAGCCCCTGATCTCTCGGCCAgtggtgggggttggggtgggagcaGCGAACCTGATCGCATggccagtgggggggggggggcagcaagcCCCTGTTCGCACGGccagtggtgggggtgggggcgtgcACCTTGAGCTCCGGAAGGCTGAGGATCCGCTCAAAGGACACCCGTGCCCGCAGGGACTCCTCCACGCTCCGGTGCTCCTGCGGCAGCAGCTCACAAAACCGCCTGTGGGCTCTGGACAGAAGGGGCGCCTATGAGCCCCTGCGGCTGGCCTCCCCACCCCGGTGAAGCCAGGTGAGGAGCCAGGCGCAGCCCGGGAGAGACGTGTCCCAGGTCCCCACAGGCTGGGAGTCCATGCGTGCAAGGGGTGGGTCTTTCCTGAGGCCCTTCTGAGAGCCAGGCGCGAGCCGGGCACAGCACACGGATCCTGGAGGCTTGGGGACGTTGAGGAAGGAGCCAGAATTTGGCCCCGAAGAACAGCGAGAAAGGAGCCAACCCCAAATCCCTCTACCCGTTCTCCACACCGACTGTGCAATCCCGGCCCCACCAGGATTCTGTCGGCCAAGGGCTGCGGGAAGCTGCCGGgcgccctgggtccctgccctgggcctccctccAGGAGGTTAAATGAGGGAGCGCGGGAGACCGTTCCCGCAGGGGTGCGGGCTCCCTAAGCTAACAGCGACTGCCTGGGTCAAGTGCAGccggaaggagagggaggggccaggctcccTCCGCAGGGCTTCTCCGGTTGCTCCAGCGACCCAGTCAGCCCCCGCCGGACCCGGGGCGAGAAGCTCGGCCGTGCAGAAGCCGGGGCGGCCGGGTCAGAGGGCGCCCAGCTCTTCCTGGAGCCTGCGAGGCGGCTCCGTGGGGGCAGAGCCTGGGGTGACGAGGGCAGCCGGGACACGGACTCCTGGCCTGACATTCGGGCTCTCCCCCGCGGGAGGCCTCTGCGGGCCCGTCGGGGCCGTCAAGATCGCAGGTGGCTGGGGGCGGCACTTACAGGAGGATCTCCTGCTTCGTCAGGAACGTCAAATCCTGGAAGGCAAACCACGGACAGGGTCAGCGGGCCGCCCCGCGACGCCCGGGGCCCGCTCCCGGGTGCAGCCCCGCACGCGAGCGTCCGGGAGCGGCGCCCCGCGCACCTGGTACTCGGCCAGCAGTTCCTTGGACAGGCGGCTGCCCGAGCCCCCCATCGCCGCGTCGCGCGCACCGATCCGTCCCGACGACTCTTCCTCGGGACGCCGACAACTTTCTCACTTCCGCCCTCGGGCCGCGTCCCCGCCCCGTCCCCGCGGCAACCGCCCGGGGCTGCCGCCCCCGGGCCCGCCCCTGCTTAAAGCGCCCAGGCGCTCCCAGGCGGGCGTAGCCGGCGAGCTCCGGGCGCCCGGCGGTCCCAGGCGAGCCGGaggcggggcccggggcggggccggacGCGCTGGGGCGGAGCCCAGGCCGCACGGCCCCGCCTCCCGGTGGGCGGGCCGGGCCGCGCCGCGTGCGtacgtgcgtgcgtgcgtgcgcgcGCGCAGGCCGCGCTTGCGTCAAGAGCGACGCGACCTCGCTATGGCCCCGGTAGTGGCTGCGCGGGAGGTCGCCCGGGGCGCACGCCTCACCTGGGGCCGGTGGAGGGGGCGGTCCCGGGCGGGGCTGGAAAGCGACGTCCGGGAGGTTGCTGGAGGCGGCGTGTCCGGGAAACCCGACTGGCTGGGTGGCCCGAGAGCGCCGGCTGCCCGCGTGCGCGGCGAGCGCCTTCTCCATGGTGCGGCCCACACGCGGCACCTTGCAGCCGCGTGTTTGCAGCCCCCGAGGAGCGCTGGGTGTCAAACGCCGAGCGTAGCTATCTTCGGTTCTTAGGACAGTCGGACAAGGTAGGTTTCGGTGACTTGTCCCGGCCTGGGCAAGCTGTCCTCACTCGCTAGGCTAGATCAGGCTTAGATTACAGCGGTAGAGCGAGTGCCTGTTGGTGGCCCCTCGGTGGTATTGGGTTGGCCTGTTCCCTCCCCTGCTCTGTAAGGAATTTTCAGGACCGGATGCGTAGCAGGTTTTCAGCAGGTGCTTGCCGAACCACTGAGTTTTCCCAGCACTTCCAAATACGGTGGTCGTCTGAGAGCGCCTCCAGCAGTGCTCGCTAGATCCTGTGTGAGCTGCAGAGCCTGAGAGCCCTGTCCTGACCGGGTCTTTCTAGAACAAGAAGCCATTGCTGTGTGTCCGGCGCTGCCTGCGGAGAGGAAGCACTGGCCAGCCAAGGGCTGCCCTTCACGGTGAAGATGTGGGAGCTGGGCTTGGGCCCGGGTGGTCGGTCAGCTGCAGTCCATGTCTCCCAGGCGTTTCGGCTGCCTCTGAACCTCTCACCACAGAACAAGCTGCTCATCGTTTTGCGTCCTGCTGGGTTTTGTACAATATGGACCGTATTGATGTGCCAC
This window harbors:
- the CIB1 gene encoding calcium and integrin-binding protein 1 — encoded protein: MGGSGSRLSKELLAEYQDLTFLTKQEILLAHRRFCELLPQEHRSVEESLRARVSFERILSLPELKANPFKERICRVFSTSPTRDSLSFEDFLDLLSVFSDTATPDIKSHYAFRIFDFDDDGTLDREDLSRLVNCLTGEGEDTRLSASEMKQLIDNILEESDIDRDGTINLSEFQHVISRSPDFASSFKIVL
- the SEMA4B gene encoding semaphorin-4B — protein: MGRGIRAATPRDALLAGPPPLLLVLPLLLLPATRALSARISLPLGSEKRPVLRFEAEDVSNYTALLLSQDGRTLYVGAREALFALSSSLSFLPGGEYQQLPWKADTERKQQCSFKGKDPQRDCQNYVKILLPLNSSHLFACGTAAFSPLCTYINVRNFTLVRDQAGNVLLEDGKGRCPFDPNFKSTALVVDGELYTGTVSSFQGNDPAISRSQSHRPTKTESSLNWLQDPAFVASAFIPESLGSPQGDDDKIYFFFSETGQRFEFIENTIVSRIARICKGDEGGERVLQQRWTSFLKAQLLCSRPEDGFPFNVLQDVFTLSPSPEAWPETLFYGVFTSQWHRGASEGSAICMFTMEDVQHAFNGLYKEVNRETQQWYTVTHPVPSPRPGACITNSARERKINSSLQLPDRVLNFLKDHFLMDSKVRSHLLLLQPQARYQRVAVHRVSGLNRTYDVLFLGTGDGRLHKAVKVGPQVHIIEELQVFQPGQPVQNLLLDTHRGLLYAASYSGVVQVPVANCSLYQTCGDCLLARDPYCAWDGSACRRVSLYQPELASRPWIQDVEGANAKDLCDTSSASPLSPIPRGKKPCEQIQFQPNTVNTLACPLLSNLATRLWLHNSAPVNSSASCRVLPTGDLLLVGGQQGLGRFECWAVEGGFRQLVASYCPEVVEDGAAEQTERGGSVPVVINTSRVSAPAAGKASWGADRSYWNEFLVMCTLFGLAVVLLVLFFLYRHRDSMKVFLKQGECASVHPKARPVALPPETRPLNGVGPPSTPLDHRGYQALSDSSPGPRVFTESEKRPLSIQDSFVEVSPVCPRPRVRLGSEIRDSVV